Proteins from a single region of Noviherbaspirillum saxi:
- a CDS encoding ethanolamine ammonia-lyase subunit EutB, producing the protein MKLTTHLFKEFYRFADVKEVMAKASNARSGDILAGVAAQTAKERVAAKQVLSNLTLADLRNNPVVPYEQDSVTRVIQDAVNGSAYEKIRNWTVGELREWLLCDDTSVSDIEFARKGMTAEMIAAVAKLCSNADLIYGAKKMPVIKTANTTLGRPGTFSSRLQPNDTRDELKSVRAQIYEGLSYGAGDALIGINPVSDNVESCKRMLGQIYEVIDKYAIPTQGCVLAHVTTQMEAIRQGAPAGLIFQSLCGSEKGLKEYGISVELIDEAYEVAKHYSRISGPHVMYFETGQGSALSANAHYGADQTTMEARNYGLAARWDPFMVNTVVGFIGPEYLYNDRQIIRAGLEDHFMGKLSGLSMGCDCCYTNHAEADQNSNENLAVLLATAGCNFVINMAMGDDIMLNYQTLAFHDIATIRQLLNLRPAAEFEAWLEQQGVMENGRLTRKAGDASIFF; encoded by the coding sequence ATGAAGTTGACGACCCATCTATTCAAAGAGTTCTACCGTTTTGCGGACGTCAAGGAGGTCATGGCCAAGGCCAGCAATGCGCGCTCGGGCGACATCCTTGCCGGCGTCGCGGCGCAGACCGCCAAGGAACGTGTCGCGGCCAAGCAGGTGCTGAGCAACCTGACTCTCGCCGATCTGCGCAACAACCCGGTGGTGCCTTACGAACAGGATTCGGTCACCAGGGTGATCCAGGATGCCGTCAACGGAAGCGCGTACGAAAAGATCAGAAACTGGACCGTCGGGGAATTGCGGGAATGGCTGTTGTGCGACGATACCTCGGTGAGTGATATCGAATTTGCGCGCAAGGGCATGACCGCCGAAATGATTGCCGCCGTTGCCAAGCTGTGCTCGAACGCCGACCTGATCTATGGCGCGAAGAAGATGCCGGTGATCAAGACCGCGAACACCACGCTCGGCCGTCCCGGCACCTTCAGCAGCCGGCTGCAGCCCAACGATACGCGCGACGAGCTGAAAAGCGTCCGGGCGCAGATTTACGAGGGCCTGTCGTATGGCGCCGGCGACGCACTGATCGGCATCAATCCGGTTTCCGACAATGTGGAAAGCTGCAAGCGCATGCTCGGACAGATCTACGAGGTGATCGACAAGTATGCGATCCCGACCCAGGGCTGCGTGCTGGCGCACGTCACGACCCAGATGGAAGCGATTCGCCAGGGCGCGCCCGCCGGACTGATTTTTCAGAGCTTGTGCGGCAGCGAAAAGGGTCTTAAGGAATACGGCATATCGGTTGAACTGATCGATGAAGCCTACGAAGTTGCCAAACACTACAGCCGCATCTCGGGCCCGCATGTGATGTATTTCGAGACCGGCCAGGGATCGGCGCTGTCTGCCAATGCCCACTACGGTGCCGACCAGACCACGATGGAAGCGCGCAACTACGGTTTGGCGGCGCGTTGGGACCCGTTTATGGTCAACACCGTGGTCGGCTTTATCGGTCCTGAATACCTGTACAACGACCGGCAGATTATTCGCGCTGGCCTCGAAGATCACTTCATGGGCAAGTTGTCCGGCCTGTCGATGGGATGCGATTGCTGCTACACCAATCACGCCGAGGCGGACCAGAACTCGAACGAAAACCTGGCGGTGCTGCTCGCCACGGCGGGATGCAATTTCGTGATCAACATGGCGATGGGCGACGACATCATGCTGAATTATCAGACGCTTGCCTTTCACGATATCGCAACGATCCGCCAATTGCTGAATCTGCGGCCGGCGGCGGAGTTCGAGGCCTGGCTTGAGCAGCAAGGCGTGATGGAAAACGGCCGCCTGACCCGCAAGGCAGGCGATGCATCAATCTTTTTCTGA
- a CDS encoding ethanolamine ammonia-lyase reactivating factor EutA, translated as MASKRINSVGIDVGTTTTQIIFSQLELLNTAAASEVPRYEFSRRDVTYLSPVIFTPVDFEGRIRSPELMDFIVSQYSAAGLAMSDVESGAIIVTGETSKAANARDTVMQLAERLGDFVVATAGPHLESVISGHGSGAAEYSRKHSARVLNIDIGGGTSNYALFEAGKLADTACLNIGGHLIETGDSGEVLRVHQPARMVLKDCFSALPERVTNEHVEVAVNRMAELIVEVVEGRISGLASLLLMTPPLNTHAALDAVFISGGVGECFYSDESAQQDYGDIGPRLAAALRRHPALRAMSVRRPSHTLRATVIGAGAHTLSLSGSTIWLDFAALPIRNVPVLHASDSATKAPEDLVHAWKANAQMQDIALDVECYALAIPLALPVTYRSVQLCAAALQLFMAECRNVSYPLIVISRQDFGMALGMELQPCMRQRELAVIDEVETREWDYIDIGKGLFGDTVVPLTVKSLAFPS; from the coding sequence ATGGCTTCCAAGAGGATTAACAGCGTGGGAATCGACGTGGGAACGACAACGACCCAGATCATTTTTTCGCAGCTGGAGCTGTTGAACACAGCTGCGGCATCGGAAGTGCCGCGCTATGAATTTTCTCGGCGGGATGTGACCTATCTGAGTCCGGTGATCTTCACGCCGGTCGACTTCGAGGGACGCATCCGCAGCCCCGAGTTGATGGATTTCATCGTGTCGCAATACAGTGCAGCGGGGCTCGCGATGAGCGACGTGGAAAGTGGCGCCATCATCGTGACCGGAGAAACGTCGAAAGCGGCGAATGCGCGCGATACCGTGATGCAACTCGCCGAGCGGCTCGGTGACTTCGTGGTGGCGACCGCAGGGCCGCACCTGGAATCGGTCATTTCCGGCCATGGATCGGGGGCAGCGGAATACTCGCGCAAACACTCGGCGCGTGTGCTGAATATCGACATCGGCGGAGGCACCTCGAACTACGCCCTCTTCGAGGCCGGGAAGCTGGCCGATACGGCTTGCCTCAACATCGGCGGGCATTTGATCGAAACCGGCGATAGCGGTGAAGTGCTGCGCGTGCACCAGCCTGCCAGGATGGTCTTGAAGGATTGCTTTTCGGCGCTACCCGAGCGTGTGACGAACGAGCATGTCGAGGTCGCCGTCAATCGCATGGCCGAACTGATCGTGGAAGTGGTCGAGGGTCGCATTTCCGGTCTGGCAAGCCTGCTGTTGATGACGCCGCCGCTGAATACACATGCTGCGCTGGATGCGGTTTTCATCTCCGGCGGCGTGGGCGAATGCTTTTACAGTGACGAAAGTGCGCAACAGGATTACGGTGATATAGGTCCCCGGCTTGCCGCGGCCCTGCGCCGCCATCCTGCATTGCGTGCCATGTCCGTGCGGCGGCCCAGTCATACGCTACGCGCCACCGTCATCGGCGCCGGCGCTCACACACTGTCCCTGTCCGGCAGCACGATCTGGCTGGATTTTGCGGCACTGCCGATACGCAACGTGCCGGTACTGCATGCGTCGGACAGCGCCACGAAGGCACCTGAAGATCTGGTGCATGCATGGAAGGCCAATGCGCAGATGCAGGACATCGCGCTCGACGTCGAATGCTACGCCCTTGCGATTCCATTGGCGCTGCCTGTGACTTACCGCTCGGTGCAGCTGTGCGCAGCGGCGCTGCAATTGTTCATGGCCGAATGCAGGAATGTGTCCTATCCGCTGATTGTCATATCCAGGCAGGACTTCGGCATGGCGCTGGGTATGGAATTGCAGCCTTGCATGCGGCAACGCGAGCTGGCGGTCATCGACGAAGTCGAGACGCGCGAGTGGGATTACATCGATATCGGCAAAGGCCTGTTCGGCGACACCGTGGTGCCGTTGACCGTCAAGTCGCTGGCCTTTCCATCATAG